The region CCGGCATATGAAAAAGCTGTGCCTGCAGTAGTGCTGCATGACGAGGAACAGGTCACTCTTAACGGCGACGGCAAACTCGTAACTATTGATAATTATGCGATCAAGCTTCTTACCCGTGAGGGAAAAGAATATGCCATGGCAACGGCATTCTATTGGGTAAGCTCAGGCAAGGTCCGCGACATCAACGCATGGATCATCAGGCCCGACGGAACGGTAAAATCGTACGACAAGAAGGCGATGTACGACCGCATCGCAGACCCTGACGACGTTTATGATGAAGGGCGCATAAAACGAATTGATGCTTCAGGTGATGTGGACATCGGATATGTTTTTGGATACACAACGGTTTCGGAAAATACGCCGTTGTTTTATCAAGACCAATGGCGCTTTCAGAATAGGCTGCCGACTTTGCTTTCTCGTTATTCACTCAATCTGCCTGCCGGTTGGACCGCAAAAAGCCTTACTTTCAATTCGTCCGAGATAAAACCTCAGGTGAATGGATCATCCTATTCGTGGGAGTTGCGAAATCTCGGATGGATACCGTTTGAACCGCTTGGGCCGGATGTCGACAGCCTCACTCCGCGCATTTCAGTCAACTATTCACCCGAAAATAAATCTCAGTCGACACGTCCTGCGTTTGCGAATTGGACGGACGTCTCCGTCTGGGGAACAGCTCTTCACGACCCTCAGGTCATTGTTGACGATAACATTGCCGCAAAAGCAAGAGAGTTGACCGAAAATGCGACAACGGAGTTTGAAAAGATCCGCCTAATCGCCAATTACGTTCAAAATTTGCAGTACATTTCCATCGATATCGGCGTCGGCTATGGAAACGGCTATAAGCCACGGCCGTCTTCACTCGTGTTGGGTCGGGGGTATGGCGACTGCAAGGACAAGGCGAACCTCATGCGTGCCCTTCTCAGGGTATTGAAGATTGATGCTTACCCTATCGCCATTTACTCAGGTGACCCGACATATGTGCGGGAGCAGTTTGCGTCTCCGCGACAGTTCAATCACTGTATCATCGCTGTAAAAGTAAGTGATGCTACCAAAGCCGCAAGTGTGATCGAACACGAAAAACTAGGCCGCCTTTTGATTTTTGATGCAACCGACCCTTATACGGCTGTCGGAGACCTGCCTGGCGACGAACAGGGCAGCCTCGCTGTAATTATGGCTGGCGACAAGGGCGGCCTTATACGTATGCCCGTAACACCGCCCGAAACAGATCAAACGCAAAGAAATATTGAGGTTACACTAAGCGGCCTCGGCGAGATCAAGGGCAGCATTCGGGAGAAGAATCGCGGTCAGGATGCGACCTACATTCGCGTGATGTCGAGATTGTATTCTGCTTCCGATTTTCAGAAGATGGTTGAGAGTTGGTTAACGCGCGGTGCGACCGGAGCGGTGCTTGAAGATCTCAAAACAAAGGACGAAATGAGCTTGTCCGCGTTTGATCTCGATATAAACTTTTCGGTGGCGAGATATGCCCAATTGATGCGGGGCAATATGCTGGTTTTCAAGCCCGTGATCGTCGGTAGACGAAAAGAAACTCATTTGACCGAAAACAAGCGGGTGACACCGGTTGAGCTCGACTCGACGGCAATGAACGAAACCACGACCTTTGTTTTGCCGGACGGTTTTCTGGTTGATGAAATGCCGCCGGCGACCAATTTTGAGGCCTCGTTCGGCAAATATAAATCAAGCTGCGAGGTCAAAGCCGATAGACTGGTGTGCACGCGTATCTTGTCTTTGAACCGGACAATTCTTCCGGTCGAAAAATACTCGACGGCCAAGGAGTTCTTTTCCAAGGTACGCGACGCTGAACAGGTTCCTGTTGTTTTGATAAAGAAATAGGTTCGGCTTAGGATGTGCTTCCAACCTTAGCGAGAGCTGCGATCTTTTTGCGGTCCGAAACGACGACGCCGCCGGGTTTTTCGATCGTGATGGCGAACATTTCGGCGCCTTGAGCTTTTAGTTTGGCGTTGATGGGAATAATAACCTCGCCGTCAGCCGTCACATCGAACGTTCCGCCGTCGATAGGGGTCTCTTTCTTCTGAGTCTTATCGAATATCCAGAGCTGATAGGTTTCTTTTGTGCCGTCGTTCTTTGGCAGCCCTTTAAACCTCATGTAGCCAGTCTGTTTTTCGTCACTCCAAACCACATCACCGGTTATCTGAGAAATTTCTTTTACATTTCCGGCTGCCCAATTCGCTTTGACCATTCCGGTTGCCGAACGTATCAATTCCTCACGCTGCTCAGTCGGAGTAACAGGCTTAATTACAGGTGGCGGGGTCTTAACCTCCGCTACATCGATTGGTTTGGTTCGAGTGAACCAGATGTTTAGAGCGAGTGCAACACAAGCTGCTGCTGCAGCGGCCCAACCAAGCCAACCGAACCACGACACTCCGGCTGGCTCAGCCTCTTGCTGACGAATCTTCGAAGGCGGCCATGGCGATTCCGCTTCTGACGCACCGACAAAATCTTGTGCCTCTGCCGTTATCTTTGAAAAGAGGTGTGATGGAAGCGGTTCATCAATAGGCGCTCCCGCAATGTTGATAGCCGCGACGGTCGTTTCGATCGAACTAAATTCATCAGCCGAGTTCGGATCAAGGGCGTATAGTTCGCCTTTTTCGGCTTGATCGAGCCCTGAAACGGCTTGCAAGATAAGGAGGTCTATGAGTTTTTCTTGTTTATCGTCGCTCATGCCCTTACCTCCCGTGAGACCTGTGTTCCGCCTAGGCCTAAATGTTCTCTTACCTCTAAAATGCCGCGTCTTGCGTGCGTCTTAACTGTCCCGAGCGGTATTCCCAATCGCTCGGCGATCTCCTGATGCGACATTCCCTGTACTATCGAGAGATTTAACACTTGCTGCTGCTCTGGGCGCAGGTTACGCAGTGCCTCTGCCGCTTGTTCAGCCTCTAAACCTGTCTGCATTGTTTTATCCGCCCGCGTAAATGGCTCCAATAAAACATCATCGATGGAATCGGCGGAAATTCGACGTGTAGAGTGGCGTATCTTGTCGATAAGACGGCGTCGGGCGATCATCGCGACAAAAGTGATCTCGGAGGCTTTTGAGGCATCAAAACGAGCGGCGTTTTTCCAGACATCGATAAATATTTCCTGCACGGCGTCCTCGGCATCGTCGGAATTTCGGAGCATCTTTCGAGCAAGCGACCATACCAGTGCGCCATATTTTTTCAGACAATCCTGCACGGCGTCTCTGTCACCATTTGCTATGCGTTGTAAGATGGCTTCGGTCACTATTTTAGAGGGGAATGGATAATGTTATAAGCTACCTTATTTTCATAGCTATTGCCAATTACGAAAGGCCAGCTCATAGGCCTTTCAAAATAGATTTCGATAGTATGAAACGTTTGGATTCAAACGTTTTTAGACGGCTTTTCGCGTTTTCAACAAGGCAGAGACCCAAAAGAGCAAAAACAAAGTAAACGAAATTCCCGCCGAAATGAGGCAGTATTGGCACCAAGCGTTTATAAACGCATACTGCACATAGATAAGATAGCCGCTCACAACTGCCATCATTGTCGCCTGAATGCCAAACAAATTCCACGTTATACGATTGCCGAACGCCGTCAGTAGGGCAAGCGAAAAGGCCGCAAAATAAGCGGCCGCTCCAAATGCGGCCAACGGAACGCCGGCGATCTCTGCATAACTGCTATTAAGTACCGCACCGCAGTCGAATTCGAGGCCGCACGGAACCGCCTCGGCCGTGTAATGATGGATCGTTAGGTAGATCGCATCAGCCAAACCCAACAACGCGACGATCGCCGCTGCGAATGGCAGTTTGGCGATCGTCGTTCGAGGTTTTTCGTTGGCGTCAGTTAGCGTCACTTATTAGTATTTTCAGATTTTGCCGGAGCAACTTCCTTGTTAGCAGCCGAGCTTTGGCCCGATGCCTTTTGAAGCTCGGCATCGATCAGAGTCTTGAGCGCCGTGACGTTCATGTCGGCAAACGGAACCGCAGTACCGTTTACAAATAACGTAGGTGTCGAACTTATTCCCACCGCCTTTCCTCTGGCCAGGTCTGCCTCGACGCGGTTCTTGACGGGAAATCCGGCCATGTCGGATTCCCATTTAGCGACATCCAAGCCGACTTTCTGGGCATATCCTTTCCATATCTGTTTGTAAGTTGGATCGGAGGCCCAAGTCTTTTGATTAGAGAAAAGCATATTCTGCATATCCCAAAATTTTCCCTGTAATCCTGCCGCCGAAGCCGCTAGAGCCGCATCATAGCCTTTATCGTGCATTGGAAGCGGGAAATTACGGTAAATAAAATGTATGCGCGATCCGTACATTGACTTGATCTCGTTCATCACCGGATGGGCAGTTGCGCAGGCCCCGCACTGCATATCGGCAAACTCCTCAAGCTTCACAGTGGCCGTCGCTGAACCCTGCTGCTCAGGCGGCTCTGCTCCCGGAGGTGAATTTGGGGGTATCGTCTGTGCCGGTTTTGGTGCATTGGCATTCGTCGCCGGCTTATTTGTATTTGAGGTGTTCGAGGCGCTTGGCGAACAACCATTAAAAATCAATCCGCTAAACACGGCGATCGCAAACACTGCTCCAATTAAAAGTATCGGTGTTTTTTTCATCTTTTTATTTCTATCTAACTAAATTCGTCGGACAATTATCTTACAGCCTTTATTTGAGGTTTGTTTACCCGCTTTTCGTCCATTGCATCGAGCGTCACGACAACCTTATTGTAAATACCGTCGGCATCAAGTCCGTACTCAGCAAGCAAAAGTTTAGGGTCGCCGTGCGTAACAATTTGGTCGGGCACACCCATTCTGACTACTTTTATTTTATCTGATAAACCGTTTTCTTCAAGCAGCTCTAGCACGGCGGAGCCAAAACCGCCTGCCAGATAGGCATCCTCGACAGTCACGATCAGCCGCATATTGCGGGCAAGGGCAATGATCATTTCACTGTCGAGCGGCTTTACGAAGCGAGCATTTATTACTGTTGCGGCAATGCCGTCTTTTTCAAGGTTCTTACCCGCCTCAACTGACGGATAGACCATCGAGCCATAAGCAAATATCGCGACTTCGCCACTTTCTATTTCGCCTCTGAGTATCTCGGCCTTACCTGTCTCGATCTGTTTAGGCGCTGCACTGATGTCAACTCCAAAGCCATTCCCTCGCGGATAACGCAGGGCCGCAGGACCTGGATGCTCAATGGCTGTGAGCATCATATCGCGCATTTCCGCTTCGTCTTTTGGTGCCATCAAAACAATATTTGGATAACCGCGTAAGTAAGCAATATCGAGCAGGCCGTGATGAGTCGGGCCGTCAGCACCTACAATACCGGCACGGTCCATTGCCAAGGTTACATTCAGATCTTGCAGACAAACGTCGTGGATCACCTGGTCAAACGCTCGCTGCAAAAATGTCGAGTAGATCGCAGCAACAGGCTTTAATCCCTCGCAAGCCATGCCCGCACAAAAAGTAATTGCATGCTGCTCGGCAATTCCCACGTCAAACGAACGCTCGGGAAATTTTTCGAGAACTTTGTCAATGCCCGTTCCGTCCGGCATCGCGGCCGTGAGGGCAACGATACTTTCGTCGTTAGCCATAAGTTCGCACATCGTTTCGCCAAAGATCTGCGTGTAGCTCGGCGGCGAAACCTTGCTCGATTTATACGGCAGGCCGGTTTTTGGATCGAATGGGCCGGTCGCATGATATGCGTAGTAATTTTTCTCGGGATTGGGAAAGCCCTTACCTTTTGTAGTCAGCGCGTGGACAATCACGGGTCCGTCGTCGATCTTCTTTGCTTCTTCAAGTGCTCGAACAAGGTCCGGTACGTTGTGGCCATCAACATAGCCGATGTATTTGAATCCGAGTTCATTTACCAAAGCACCCGGCAAAACCGCTGCGGCAATCGCATCTTTAAAAGACTTAGCTGCGCGGCGAAGCGATCCGCCGATACCGGGAACGCTCTCTAGCGCGTCGCCGATCTCTTCCTTAAGATGCTGGTAGCTTTGAGCTTCTTTGATCCGGTTAAGGTAACCGTTGATAGAACCAACTGCTGGGGCGATCGACATACCGTTGTCGTTGAGCAGTACAACGAGTCGCGACTTTAAATGGCCTGCCTGATTAATGGCTTCCATCGCCATGCCGCCCGCGACCGACGAATCGCCGATCATCGCACAAACATGAAAATCTTCGCCTTTCTTATCGCGTGCAACAGCCATTCCCAACGCCGCCGATAGCGATGTCGAAGCGTGGCCGGCACCGAATGTGTCGTATTCCGATTCGTCGCGTCTCAGAAATCCGCTCAATCCGCCGTATTGTTTGATCGTATGCAGATCGTCGCGGCGACCGGTCAAAATTTTATGAGCATACGCCTGGTGGCCAACATCCCAAACAAGGCGATCGTTTGGTGTGTCAAAAACATAATGCATCGCGACAGCCAGTTCGACCGCACCAAGGCTCGCTCCCGTGTGGCCGCCAACGCGTGAGCACGTATCGATAATGAACTGCCGCACTTCGTCCGCGACTTCTTGCAGATCTTCGACACGCAATTGACGCAAATCGGCAGGAGAATTTATTTCGGATAAGAATTTCATTTGAACTATTGGCTTTATTATGACCGAATGTCACATTTTAGCCTGCCCGAAAGCAAATGTTAAGCGTAGAATCATATACATAGGCCGTATGTATCCAATCGTCTGTACGGTTTTGGTAAATATCCGTTCCATTTTGACAAAAAAGTTCTAGACCAAAGACATTCGTTGTGCGTCAAAGATACGACAGGCATTGGCCTGAGTAAATATCAAGAGGTACAAAAAATGTCATTTATCCATAAATTATCCACTATTTTAACTGTTGCGGTAGCAGTTTTCGCTTTTTCGACCTTTACACTTGCGCAGGAAGACAAGGCGGCAACGCCAGCTCCTGAAAAAGATAAGGCTGAAAAGCACTTTAAGGATCACAAAGGCCACGGTGCCGGTAGGCATGGCATGGGACGCGGCTTCGGACATCGTAACCGCGGAATGATGCGAATGATGCATAGGCTAAACCTGACCGAGGCACAAAAAACACAGATCCGCTCGATCAAAGACGCGAACAAACCAGATCAAACAACTCGCGACGAGATGCGTACGCTTTTTGAAGCAAAACGTGATGGAACCATCACAGCTGAACAGAAGACAAGGTTTGAAGCACTGAAGGAACAGAAAATAGCAAAGGCTATATCCGTTCGCGAACAGATCTTGAATGTTCTGACCGCAGAGCAAAAAGCTCAGTTTGAGCAAAAAAAGGCAGAAATGAAACTACGACGCGAAGAGTTTCGTAAACAACGTGAACTTCGCAAGCAAACGCAACCGGCTGCAACCAGCGAAACCACAAAAGAAAACTAGGGTTTCTACAAGGGGGACAAAAAAGGCGTGAAGGGGCAATCTTCACGCCTTTTTTATTTAGCATTTCTATTTTATGTTTATTCCAGCTCGATCATCCCGTTGACAACATCTACCAGTGTCTCGCCTTCGTTGAACATAATGTTCTCCCACATAAGCGGCGAGACCGAACCGAGTTCTCCAACCGCCTGAAAGCGAAAATTCAAAAGCAAGCCGTTAGCGTCGATCTCGAGTGGGCCATACATAACGACTCGCAACCTGCCCGGTTCAGTGGTATTCGCAATAACTGTAAGCCCGCGGCTGATTGTTCCGACGACATCGACCGGTTCGCCAAGCGGTTGAACGACCGATGGGTCGTATAGGAGAATAAACTCACAGGAGAGAATTCCTTTATCGGCAATTGCCTCAACGCTTACGGGAACGATGGTCTCCTTGCCATGGGTCGCCGTGAGATTTGGAATGTTGACAGAAATATTTCTCTCAGCCCCAACAGCCTTCTGCCACCTGCCAACTCCCCTTGCACCGCTGTTTGTCCAATTTCCGGAGACCTCACCCATTAGCACAGCCGTATAGTCTTCTTCTGAGAGGCTGGAAGTAACCGACGGATATGTTCTGCTGACGGGGTTGAATACCCAAGCTCCCGTTATACCAAAAGGCGGTGCTCCAACTATATATTTGCCGATATATCCCGCATCGAATGATGAAACAGATCCGTTATTGCTCACGTCGGCGACGAGCAGTTGAGTTCCGGTCAGGATCGCTATCCCCGTTGCATGCTGAGCGACCTTCGCTGCGTCGAACGACGTAATCCCGTTTTGTCCTGTTGTCTTGGTAGGCGTGACGGTATAGGAACCTGCTCCAAAACCAGTCAGAGTATAGGTGCCGCCTGGAAAATTAGACATCCCGGAAACATCAGGCGAACCTACACCGCTTAACAAAACATTTGAAACAGAACGGGGATTCGGTGCACCGATCGCATTACCGTAAGTAACAGTTCCGCTGATCGCAACTACAGTTGGCGTTGGCGTATTCGTTGGCGTGAACGTGATGGTCGCGGTTGCCGTCGGTGTGGAAGTACTTGTTGAAGTTGCGGTTGCCGTAAATGTCGCTGTCGCCGTATTAGTCGGTGTTGGTGTATTTGTCGGAGTGCTGGTCAACGTGTGTGTCGGAGTTGGTGACGACGCAGTACAGCCATTGCGCAACAGGATGGATACGCTGCTTCCACTATGGTTTGCAACGGCGAGATCTTGTCTGTCGTCACCGTTAAAATCACCCACAGCAACCCCAAAAGGTTGACTTCCCGCGCTGAAGTTCACAGGGGAGCTGAAACTGCCAAGCCCATTTCCAAGCAGAGTCGAGACATTGAACGCGCTGAAATTGGCAGTCAACAGATCTTGCTTGCCGTCACTGTTTAGGTCGCCGACTGCAACGGAAAATGCGCCGCTGGCCGCGGTGAAATCTGTCGCCGAACTAAACACGCCTAATCCGTCACCTAAGAGAACGGATACATCATTAGAAAAGTCATTGGCTGTAGCGATGTCCTGATTGCCGTCTCCATTAAAATCACCAACAGTAATTGAGGCTGGTTCTATACCAACGGTCAAGCTCGATGCAGCCCCAAAGCCTCCTGCGCCATTTCCCAAAAGAACTGACACCGTGCCTGCATTTCGGTTAGCCGTAGCGATGTCTTGCTTTCCGTCGTTATTAAAATCACCCAAAACCAATGAATATGAGGTAACACCTATGCTGAAGTTTGTAAGTGTGCCGAAGGTACCGGCTCCAGTGCCCAAAAGGACAGACACGCTCGTAGAACCAAGGTGAGAAACCGCAAGGTCCTGATACCCATCGCCATTGAAATTGCCAACCGCCACTGTGGTCGGATTTGGACCGGCGGCAAAATTTGTCGCCGTGCTAAAACTACCGGCGCCATTTCCCAAAAAGACCGACACATTATTTGATGCGAGATTTGCAACGGCAATATCCTGCTTACCGTCACCGTTAAAATCACCTACAGCGACCGAGTACGGAGTAGAACCAGCGCTAAAATTTGTAGCTGAGCTAAAACTTCCCGCTCCGTTTCCCAGCAAGACTGAAACATTATTTGCGTTGTCATTGGCAGTAACAATGTCCTGGTTTCCATCACCGTTAAAATCACCGACTGCTGCGGTGCGCGGACCGATGCCAACGCCAAAATTCACGGCCGATGCGAAAGTAACAGGGCTGCACTCAGCGGGCGTCGTCACAGTAAGGCTGAAAAATTTTGTCGTACTCGCTCCGCCGCTTTCGTAACTTGTGACTCTCACACCGTACGTTCCAGCCGGATGCGCGTTAGTTATCCGAACCGCGCCAGTAACCGGATCGCCTTCAAGTTTGCCCTTGAAACTGGTAGAGGCCGAAACACTCATTCTTACGGATAATGTCGGCGTGGCATCGGGAATAACCGTTGTATCGGAACTCAGCGGTGATGTTGTGTTTGCGTAATTACCAAGCGTTGGGTTTGCGCTGCTCGTTGGTGTCGCTGTTGGCGTCGATCCCAGGACAGTAATGCTGCCTGTCATCCCGGCGTGAATGGAACAGCGATATGGAAAAGTACCGGCACTGGTGAATGTGAAACTAAAGGCTTGCCCGTTCGATAAGGTACCCGAATTCCAGATCGAACCGTTACTGGTTGTGGTATGTCCTGAGCCGTCGATATTGGTCCAAGTTACGGTATCACCAACATAAATAGTTGGGTTTTGCGGGTCATATGAGAATTTAACGATATTGACATTGACGGCTGCAAGCGTTCTCGCGTCAGGAGTCACAAGCGGCTGGTTTTCTGTTGGATCAACTGGAATGGAGATAGGATTGCCGCAAAAAACATCCTCGTAATAGATTGAAGAAAATTTTTCGTTACCGGTGTCAGCTGACGCTGTCGTGACGGCAAGTCCGATTATCGCAAATAAAACAAAAATAGCATTACGCGGCGAACGAAGCCGAGCCATCGAGCGCAACATGGCAAATCTCCTTAAGTCTGTTTAGATCTGATAGCAATCGCCGCTCAACCGATGAACATTTCGTCCTCGGTATATGCGCGGTCGATCTGTTTGGGTGAGGGTGCAAATAGAACTTCGAGGCCGCGTTTGACGCCCGCCATAATAGCGGCGATCTCTCGTGCCGGAACAACGATCTTTTGCTGGACAAATTCTGTTGTGTCCATCACCTGGCCATGCGTGCGGTCGATCGATCGGCTGACCATTTCAACCTTGTCTTTGGCGGTTATCGCCGTCTCGCCTATAAGCTGTCTTAATTCTGCGACTTCTTCCTTGATCAATTCGGTCGATTCAGCAAGATACTTTGTCGTCAGCGAAAGATTTGCTGAGATCTCGTTAAAATGAACCGAGATCTCTCGGCCTTGAGCACTAATGGCATCAACCTTTGAAATCAAAGGAGTAACACGCTCCTCGATATTATGGACCGTATTAACTACGCGTCTGACCGTGATGGCAATCCACATTAGCGCGGCCGCCATCACCACGAACATAACTGCGATGATGATCGACGAGATCATTTGCCAGAATTGTGCGTCCGCGTTGCTCATCTTTATTTTTCTTTATCGACCGGATAGCTTGCTCTGCCTTCAGAGATCGATTTTGACTCCGTCTTGCGTTTTTCCTGCGTGTAAGCACTCTTTCCTGCTTCGATCGCCGCTGAGAACGGATTTGCAGTGTTTGCAGCTGCGGATTTGGCCTTTTCTGTCAATTCGCCTGCTTTTTCGGCTGCAGTTTGGTAAAGGTCGGTAGCCTTTTCACGTGAAACTTCGTAATACTCACCTGCTTTCTCCTGCAATTGGGCAGCAGTTTCTTTACTTTTTTCAAGTCCTTTTCTAGTCGCGTCCGCAAGGTCGTCACGCAGTTCTTGGCCTGATTTTGGTGCGAAAAGCAGTGCAATTACCGCTCCGATGCCGCCGCCAACGATCAAATAGGTCAACTTTGTGGCCACGCTTGTCTCTTCTCTTTCATGTCTCATAATTTTCCTCCAGCGAATAAAAACCCGCTTAGTAATAATAATTCTTGCCTATGCCCAAATTGTAACAAAACTGAAGGTCAAGGGCAATAATTTTATGCTATCAGCCGATTGTAATGTTCACAGTACGGAACTATACAAAAAACCATTAGCTTATAGCGTTATTAAAGCCCTAAGGTGCGGTTTCAACGGCGTTTTGCTAGTCTTATTGTTTTGGCTTTATTGAGTATGAACCTCGATCAGATAAGAAACTTTTCTATTATTGCCCACATCGATCACGGCAAATCGACGCTTGCCGACCGTTTGCTGCAGATAACCGGCGCGGTCGCCGAGCGCGATATGGAGGCGCAGCTGCTCGACGACATGGATCTCGAGCGCGAGCGCGGCATCACGATCAAGTCGCACGCCGTTCGCCTCGATTACAAGGCGAAGGACGGCAAAGATTACGTCCTGAATCTCATCGACACGCCCGGACACGTTGATTTTACATATGAAGTTTCGCGGTCGCTGTCGGCGTGCGAAGGAGCTTTGCTGATCGTTGACGCTTCGCAGGGTGTCGAGGCACAGACGCTCGCCAACACGTATCTCGCTCTCGAAAATGACCTAGAACTAATTCCGGTTCTCAACAAGATCGACCTGCCGTCCGCCGAACCCGACCGCATTAAAGAGCAGATCGAGAACATCATCGGCCTCGACGCCAGCGAAGCCGTCCTGACCTCAGCCAAATCCGGCCTTGGTGTCGAAGATGTGCTCGAAGCCATAATTGCCAAGATACCGGCACCAAAAGGCGACCGGAATGCACCGCTAAAAGCTCTTATATTCGACAGTTGGTACGACTCGTATCGCGGCGTGATCGTGCTGTTTCGCGTTATCGACGGCACTATCAAAAAGGGAATGAAGATAAGATTCTTCAACACGGGGCGCGAATACCTGGTCGAAACCATTGGCGTCAACCGTCCGCGCCCGACGCCCATCGGCAATCTCGGCCCGGGCGAGGTAGGCTTTATCACCGCGTCGATCAAGACCGTTGCGGACGTGCAGATCGGCGACACGATCACCGATGCCGCCCGTCCCGTGACCGAAGCTCTGCCTGGATTTAAGGAAGTGAAGCCGATGGTTTTTGCAGGATTGTATCCGATCGATTCGGCACAATACGAAGACCTGCGCGATGCGATGGATAAGCTGCGGCTTAACGATTCGTCATTTTTTTACGAACCGGAAAGTTCGACCGCACTTGGATTCGGCTTCCGCTGCGGCTTTCTCGGTTTGCTCCATATGGAGATCATTCAGGAGCGGCTCGAACGTGAATTCAATCTCGAACTCATCACCACCGCGCCCGGCGTGCGTTATCGCGTGACAACCACCGACGGCGAGGTCGCTGAGATCGATAGCCCTTCGAAAATGCCTGACACCGGCCGCATCGTAAAGATCGAAGAGCCATTTATTGAGGCAACGATCCTCACAAATGATGCATTTCTCGGCGGCATCTTGCCGCTGCTTGACGAAAAACGCGGTATTCAGAAAAAATTTGAATACATCACGACCGACCGCGTAATGCTCGTTTACGAACTGCCGCTCAACGAGATCGTCCTCGATTTCTACGACCGTCTTAAGAGCGTTTCGAAAGGCTACGCCTCGCTCGATTATCATGTTTCGGGCTACCAAGTCAGCAAACTTGT is a window of Chloracidobacterium sp. DNA encoding:
- a CDS encoding YtxH domain-containing protein, with the translated sequence MRHEREETSVATKLTYLIVGGGIGAVIALLFAPKSGQELRDDLADATRKGLEKSKETAAQLQEKAGEYYEVSREKATDLYQTAAEKAGELTEKAKSAAANTANPFSAAIEAGKSAYTQEKRKTESKSISEGRASYPVDKEK
- a CDS encoding VCBS repeat-containing protein, with the protein product MLRSMARLRSPRNAIFVLFAIIGLAVTTASADTGNEKFSSIYYEDVFCGNPISIPVDPTENQPLVTPDARTLAAVNVNIVKFSYDPQNPTIYVGDTVTWTNIDGSGHTTTSNGSIWNSGTLSNGQAFSFTFTSAGTFPYRCSIHAGMTGSITVLGSTPTATPTSSANPTLGNYANTTSPLSSDTTVIPDATPTLSVRMSVSASTSFKGKLEGDPVTGAVRITNAHPAGTYGVRVTSYESGGASTTKFFSLTVTTPAECSPVTFASAVNFGVGIGPRTAAVGDFNGDGNQDIVTANDNANNVSVLLGNGAGSFSSATNFSAGSTPYSVAVGDFNGDGKQDIAVANLASNNVSVFLGNGAGSFSTATNFAAGPNPTTVAVGNFNGDGYQDLAVSHLGSTSVSVLLGTGAGTFGTLTNFSIGVTSYSLVLGDFNNDGKQDIATANRNAGTVSVLLGNGAGGFGAASSLTVGIEPASITVGDFNGDGNQDIATANDFSNDVSVLLGDGLGVFSSATDFTAASGAFSVAVGDLNSDGKQDLLTANFSAFNVSTLLGNGLGSFSSPVNFSAGSQPFGVAVGDFNGDDRQDLAVANHSGSSVSILLRNGCTASSPTPTHTLTSTPTNTPTPTNTATATFTATATSTSTSTPTATATITFTPTNTPTPTVVAISGTVTYGNAIGAPNPRSVSNVLLSGVGSPDVSGMSNFPGGTYTLTGFGAGSYTVTPTKTTGQNGITSFDAAKVAQHATGIAILTGTQLLVADVSNNGSVSSFDAGYIGKYIVGAPPFGITGAWVFNPVSRTYPSVTSSLSEEDYTAVLMGEVSGNWTNSGARGVGRWQKAVGAERNISVNIPNLTATHGKETIVPVSVEAIADKGILSCEFILLYDPSVVQPLGEPVDVVGTISRGLTVIANTTEPGRLRVVMYGPLEIDANGLLLNFRFQAVGELGSVSPLMWENIMFNEGETLVDVVNGMIELE
- the lepA gene encoding elongation factor 4 → MNLDQIRNFSIIAHIDHGKSTLADRLLQITGAVAERDMEAQLLDDMDLERERGITIKSHAVRLDYKAKDGKDYVLNLIDTPGHVDFTYEVSRSLSACEGALLIVDASQGVEAQTLANTYLALENDLELIPVLNKIDLPSAEPDRIKEQIENIIGLDASEAVLTSAKSGLGVEDVLEAIIAKIPAPKGDRNAPLKALIFDSWYDSYRGVIVLFRVIDGTIKKGMKIRFFNTGREYLVETIGVNRPRPTPIGNLGPGEVGFITASIKTVADVQIGDTITDAARPVTEALPGFKEVKPMVFAGLYPIDSAQYEDLRDAMDKLRLNDSSFFYEPESSTALGFGFRCGFLGLLHMEIIQERLEREFNLELITTAPGVRYRVTTTDGEVAEIDSPSKMPDTGRIVKIEEPFIEATILTNDAFLGGILPLLDEKRGIQKKFEYITTDRVMLVYELPLNEIVLDFYDRLKSVSKGYASLDYHVSGYQVSKLVKLDVLVSGEPVDALSIILHTDTATAKGRLLTAKMKELIPRQMFEVAIQAAIGNKVIARETVKAMGKNVIAKCYGGDISRKRKLLEKQKEGKKRMKKVGRVEIPQEAFLAVLKVNES